The following are encoded together in the Oscarella lobularis chromosome 10, ooOscLobu1.1, whole genome shotgun sequence genome:
- the LOC136192042 gene encoding uncharacterized protein isoform X2 has product MADARSKNRSNALTFDQLSELVRVARDNEMKGKERNRRIMSEFDRARQRIAAKNVSLDILNAAKKNYVEACLDPMYDDWKAAVCSQRRQWEEKRRVDAKAALVASVGNFQPMTSSTRHKPVFPNFSLSQIKATLTTPEDEKEEKEEEEEDEGENFLPLTVEQLGSRGPIKTTVELENNDDDDNDDDDDDESVSIALPQANSQQEEQSGSCTESNEDEEQVEEKVVLTDRQRDAEEQSVVTSEEDDDKEVVASLISPEHADENEADNAEEEVVVNRTYDEEKSLNSPEEIEKNDVPVVDNVVSFSTEEEVVVIRKFDEEKSLSFPEQAEENDVDNVVSFSGGEVSVSSTMLSTESEAPVNHHPTPLNIVNLKKLMTAIENDVHMGVETEDLYQDEDCSIGMKKRVQQALEINGSLEHFSASSLSMVALDELRRLCAGNERIPPLIPSAMLRQGTPLDRIQFRDELDPSWVPCWDLMSTHLGVLFGQSILSVDVAVGVFLPVLLSPSQLERADRKQKASASDILKCAFQSIIGSSSKECSSAVSTADVPKQNDSLDIEEAAAAISPTALSPQPIIDTRSEKTASRLSFLLESDSESELMEKVLSRQPKKHHQSDDVIEIDEHLSENNDEDDDFDFYD; this is encoded by the exons ATGGCCGACGCTCGTTCAAAAAATCGCTCCAATGCTCT GACGTTTGATCAGCTTTCCGAGCTCGTGCGCGTGGCGAGAGACAACGaaatgaaaggaaaagagagaaatcgacgaatcaTGTCCGAATTCGATCGCGCGAGACAACGAATCGCCGCCAAGAACGTCAGCCTGGACATTCTAAATGCAGCAAAG aaaaattaCGTGGAGGCGTGTCTCGATCCAATGTACGATGATTGGAAGGCGGCTGTTTGTTCTCAGAGGCGTCAGTGGGAGGAgaaacgacgcgtcgacgcgaaagcCGCTTTGGTCGCTTCCGTTGGAAATTTTCAacctatgacgtcatcgactcgTCATAAGCCGGTGTTTCCTaatttttcactttctcaAATTAAGGCGACGCTCACGACGCCGGaagatgaaaaagaagaaaaggaggaggaggaggaggatgaaGGAGAGAATTTTTTGCCTTTGACTGTGGAGCAGTTAGGAAGCCGTGGTCCAATCAAGACTACTGTAGAACTGGAgaataatgatgatgatgataatgatgatgatgatgatgatgaatcaGTGAGCATTGCGTTGCCTCAAGCGAATTCACAGCAGGAAGAACAAAGTGGCAGTTGCACTGAGTCAAATGAAGATGAGGAGCaagttgaagagaaagtcgtGTTGACTGACAGGCAAAGGGATGCAGAAGAGCAGAGTGTAGTGACGTCTGAGGAGGATGATGATAAGGAAGTGGTGGCCAGTCTTATTTCTCCGGAGCACGCTGACGAGAATGAGGCGGACAACGCAGAGGAAGAAGTGGTTGTCAATAGGACAtatgacgaagagaaaagtctTAATTCTCctgaagaaattgagaagAATGACGTACCAGTAGTAGACAACGTTGTCTCGTTTTCCACAGAGGAAGAAGTGGTAGTCATTAGGAAAtttgacgaagagaaaagtctTAGTTTTCCAGAACAAGCTGAAGAGAATGATGTAGACAACGTTGTCTCGTTTTCAGGTGGTGAAGTGTCCGTGAGCTCGACGATGCTGTCCACTGAGTCGGAGGCACCAGTGAATCATCATCCTACCCCTCTTAATATCGTCaacttgaagaaattgatgacGGCTATTGAGAACGATGTTCACATGGGTGTCGAGACGGAAGATCTGTACCAAGATGAAGACTGCTCAATAGGCATGAAAAAGAGAGTGCAGCA GGCGCTCGAAATCAACGGTAGTCTTGAGCACTTCAGTGCAAGCAGTCTGAGTATGGTAGCACTCGATGAACTGAGACGTCTCTGTGCTGGAAACGAGCGAATTCCTCCTCTCATTCCAAGTGCAATGCTTCGGCAAGGAACGCCTCTTGATCGAATTCAGTTTAG AGATGAGTTAGATCCGAGTTGGGTGCCATGTTGGGATCTGATGTCTACTCACCTTGGAGTTCTCTTTGGCCAGTCTATCTTGTCTGTAGATGTAGCTGTTGGAGTATTTCTACCTGTGCTTCTGTCACCATCTCAGTTGGAACGTGCTGACAGAAAGCAGAAA GCTAGTGCTAGTGATATTTTGAAATGTGCGTTTCAGAGCATTATTGGCAGTTCTTCGAAGGAATGCTCCTCCGCCGTTTCAACTGCTGATGTGCCTAAGCAAAACGATTCACTAGATATAGAGGAAGCTGCAGCTGCAATATCACCGACAGCTTTGAGTCCCCA ACCGATCATTGATACGAGAAGTGAGAAGACGGCTTCTCGTCTAA GTTTCCTCCTTGAATCAGACAGTGAGAGTGAACTGATGGAAAAGGTGCTATCAAGACAACCAAAGAAGCACCATCAAAGTGACGACGTAATAGAAATAGACGAGCACCTGAGTGAaaacaacgacgaagacgacgactttgacttcTACGATTGA
- the LOC136192042 gene encoding uncharacterized protein isoform X1 — translation MADARSKNRSNALTFDQLSELVRVARDNEMKGKERNRRIMSEFDRARQRIAAKNVSLDILNAAKKNYVEACLDPMYDDWKAAVCSQRRQWEEKRRVDAKAALVASVGNFQPMTSSTRHKPVFPNFSLSQIKATLTTPEDEKEEKEEEEEDEGENFLPLTVEQLGSRGPIKTTVELENNDDDDNDDDDDDESVSIALPQANSQQEEQSGSCTESNEDEEQVEEKVVLTDRQRDAEEQSVVTSEEDDDKEVVASLISPEHADENEADNAEEEVVVNRTYDEEKSLNSPEEIEKNDVPVVDNVVSFSTEEEVVVIRKFDEEKSLSFPEQAEENDVDNVVSFSGGEVSVSSTMLSTESEAPVNHHPTPLNIVNLKKLMTAIENDVHMGVETEDLYQDEDCSIGMKKRVQQYERPLVVVPLPNFCSRALEINGSLEHFSASSLSMVALDELRRLCAGNERIPPLIPSAMLRQGTPLDRIQFRDELDPSWVPCWDLMSTHLGVLFGQSILSVDVAVGVFLPVLLSPSQLERADRKQKASASDILKCAFQSIIGSSSKECSSAVSTADVPKQNDSLDIEEAAAAISPTALSPQPIIDTRSEKTASRLSFLLESDSESELMEKVLSRQPKKHHQSDDVIEIDEHLSENNDEDDDFDFYD, via the exons ATGGCCGACGCTCGTTCAAAAAATCGCTCCAATGCTCT GACGTTTGATCAGCTTTCCGAGCTCGTGCGCGTGGCGAGAGACAACGaaatgaaaggaaaagagagaaatcgacgaatcaTGTCCGAATTCGATCGCGCGAGACAACGAATCGCCGCCAAGAACGTCAGCCTGGACATTCTAAATGCAGCAAAG aaaaattaCGTGGAGGCGTGTCTCGATCCAATGTACGATGATTGGAAGGCGGCTGTTTGTTCTCAGAGGCGTCAGTGGGAGGAgaaacgacgcgtcgacgcgaaagcCGCTTTGGTCGCTTCCGTTGGAAATTTTCAacctatgacgtcatcgactcgTCATAAGCCGGTGTTTCCTaatttttcactttctcaAATTAAGGCGACGCTCACGACGCCGGaagatgaaaaagaagaaaaggaggaggaggaggaggatgaaGGAGAGAATTTTTTGCCTTTGACTGTGGAGCAGTTAGGAAGCCGTGGTCCAATCAAGACTACTGTAGAACTGGAgaataatgatgatgatgataatgatgatgatgatgatgatgaatcaGTGAGCATTGCGTTGCCTCAAGCGAATTCACAGCAGGAAGAACAAAGTGGCAGTTGCACTGAGTCAAATGAAGATGAGGAGCaagttgaagagaaagtcgtGTTGACTGACAGGCAAAGGGATGCAGAAGAGCAGAGTGTAGTGACGTCTGAGGAGGATGATGATAAGGAAGTGGTGGCCAGTCTTATTTCTCCGGAGCACGCTGACGAGAATGAGGCGGACAACGCAGAGGAAGAAGTGGTTGTCAATAGGACAtatgacgaagagaaaagtctTAATTCTCctgaagaaattgagaagAATGACGTACCAGTAGTAGACAACGTTGTCTCGTTTTCCACAGAGGAAGAAGTGGTAGTCATTAGGAAAtttgacgaagagaaaagtctTAGTTTTCCAGAACAAGCTGAAGAGAATGATGTAGACAACGTTGTCTCGTTTTCAGGTGGTGAAGTGTCCGTGAGCTCGACGATGCTGTCCACTGAGTCGGAGGCACCAGTGAATCATCATCCTACCCCTCTTAATATCGTCaacttgaagaaattgatgacGGCTATTGAGAACGATGTTCACATGGGTGTCGAGACGGAAGATCTGTACCAAGATGAAGACTGCTCAATAGGCATGAAAAAGAGAGTGCAGCAGTATGAGCGTCCACTCGTCGTTGTACCTTTGCCTAATTTTTGTTCTAGGGCGCTCGAAATCAACGGTAGTCTTGAGCACTTCAGTGCAAGCAGTCTGAGTATGGTAGCACTCGATGAACTGAGACGTCTCTGTGCTGGAAACGAGCGAATTCCTCCTCTCATTCCAAGTGCAATGCTTCGGCAAGGAACGCCTCTTGATCGAATTCAGTTTAG AGATGAGTTAGATCCGAGTTGGGTGCCATGTTGGGATCTGATGTCTACTCACCTTGGAGTTCTCTTTGGCCAGTCTATCTTGTCTGTAGATGTAGCTGTTGGAGTATTTCTACCTGTGCTTCTGTCACCATCTCAGTTGGAACGTGCTGACAGAAAGCAGAAA GCTAGTGCTAGTGATATTTTGAAATGTGCGTTTCAGAGCATTATTGGCAGTTCTTCGAAGGAATGCTCCTCCGCCGTTTCAACTGCTGATGTGCCTAAGCAAAACGATTCACTAGATATAGAGGAAGCTGCAGCTGCAATATCACCGACAGCTTTGAGTCCCCA ACCGATCATTGATACGAGAAGTGAGAAGACGGCTTCTCGTCTAA GTTTCCTCCTTGAATCAGACAGTGAGAGTGAACTGATGGAAAAGGTGCTATCAAGACAACCAAAGAAGCACCATCAAAGTGACGACGTAATAGAAATAGACGAGCACCTGAGTGAaaacaacgacgaagacgacgactttgacttcTACGATTGA
- the LOC136192048 gene encoding nicotinamide N-methyltransferase-like: MTEEICFGEDYIGQFDSNAFVEKYYDTNVERSDREAFVLTKLHEFYTKTTHFPPDSASILEFGGGPTVSHLISAAPFASRIVLADYSPAALKTTNEWKKATPTSAETHWTAFFQYVIRNLEKNHKDDALEQRASEVKVKLSCTPCNILDEKPLGKDDYDNYFDVVSSSFCLEVACPTNDRFISSVQKLAKLLKGSGSWFVLNCVLGERRYPVGEKMFFTLPLTEDLVKEALDKAGFRLINFDKISLIRKEKGAIAACHAVGQLI; the protein is encoded by the coding sequence ATGACTGAGGAAATTTGCTTCGGCGAAGACTACATCGGTCAATTCGACTCGAacgccttcgtcgaaaagtACTACGACACAAACGTCGAGAGGAGTGATCGAGAAGCGTTCGTCTTGACGAAACTGCACGAATTCTACACGAAAACGACTCATTTCCCACCCGATTCGGCATCGATTCTCGAATTCGGTGGAGGCCCGACCGTTTCTCATCTCATCAGTGCAGCACCGTTCGCATCGCGCATCGTTCTCGCCGATTACTCGCCCGCTGCActaaagacgacgaacgaatggAAAAaggccacgcccacttcAGCTGAGACCCATTGGACAGCCTTCTTTCAATACGTCATCCGAAAtctggaaaaaaatcataaGGACGATGCACTTGAGCAAAGAGCAAGCGAAGTTAAAGTCAAACTCTCGTGCACCCCATGCAACATTCTCGATGAAAAACCTCTCGGAAAAGATGACTATGATAActacttcgacgtcgtcagttCGTCATTTTGTCTCGAAGTCGCGTGCCCCACAAACGATCGCTTCATATCGTCGGTTCAAAAATTAGCTAAGTTGCTCAAAGGAAGTGGATCGTGGTTTGTGCTCAATTGCGTGCTCGGAGAGAGAAGATACCCTGTGggagaaaaaatgtttttcaCTCTACCTCTCACTGAGGACCTAGTGAAGGAGGCGCTAGACAAAGCAGGATTTCGTCTCATAAATTTCGATAAGATAAGTCTCATTCGAAAGGAAAAGGGTGCAATAGCTGCTTGTCATGCAGTTGGTCAGCTCATATAA
- the LOC136192037 gene encoding lipoxygenase homology domain-containing protein 1-like, producing the protein MQQRPRWRGASSAAPRRVPSKYKVTLHHNSTDSTLKLPYAPRKYQSSTTTTSNGVSSSTKKAVMAYDSLNDPHLTRYYTKKFATLAGKEMKEKRRRPASAMASLSGSTRSGRLAGNVPFEVIVRTGDVHGSGTDARVYVTVQGTTGKICKTHLSSVYRQESLNGDEQATRSVRFPRNSSERFLIRGPEIGEPVQIRIEHDGLEERQSWFLDEVELVNVTSNKAWRFPCRQWISLYKTDCQLARNLVPLASSVKPSKLRWNPAFQKEDKRLVYDISVLTGDVRGAGTDANVFLTVFGERGSTPKTKLSNGQTGNFSRGKDASFRMRCANLGEIHKIRIEHDNTGFGAGWFVEKIVVSTQDDDNVRRYYFHSGQWLARDEGDGQIRRDIAASNDPIVVSASSKPLRYVVSTYTGSVRGAGTDANVFVTIFGSNGDTGDRRLDNNKNNFERNRVDQFAVESPSLGVLERIRISHDNAGLGPGWYLEKVTVEDPSDNQVYNFPCSQWLAKDEGDGRISRELKAIDESKTNGSDTNQAEAGVLYHVSVVTGDKRNAGTDAKVYVILHGCHKDSGLETNSGKIWLDKKGSKFRRARTNTFDVETVESLSPLSKLTVGHDNSGLGAGWLLEKIIVDCPSSGHRQVFPCNAWLEKDLIERELYEEEEEHQQATPKNVWSVCIWTSDVRGSGTDASVSLQIYGDKGKSDVITLQNEDDNFEQGEVDKFKLESPDIGQPYKIRIEHDNSGPFPGWQLDKIQLQNTSTKERFLFPCGRWLDRKKEDGEIVRELPVCAIEGEGEQSVSPLAIVIYNVSVFTGKTSGAGTDANVFLQIFGERGDTGARTLRTSKTNKNKFENGKCDEFSIEAVSLGTIDKIRIGHDDTGPGAGWFLDRVVIQSDDEKLYTFHCQRWLSTSEDDGQIVRDLFISQSVEASLLKTTSYHIAVETGDCRNAGTDANVFVCLWGSDGDMGRRPLKYAASDPRHRNKFERGHIDKFTFESADIGDVERLLIGHDGTGPGSGWYVSRVTVDVVSSSSDACQKYVFPCNRWLAKSEGDGKLEVELLPQTQLESVGEKKIAYQVTVETGDVQGAGTDANVFLVLYGDEGKSDQVSLKDRGKSNFKRAQVDTFKIEANDVGKELTKIRIGHDGKGIGSGWFLTKVVVTRREDDDDSSWTFPCSRWLARGEDDGEIVRELVPSTSETASASLQQYTVQVATGDVSGAGTDSNVYLTIYGDEGDTGERHLRSSQVHVNKFERANVDVFRIDAVPLGRLKKVKVRHDDSGPGSDWYLDRVEISTHESESAVVFPCQQWLARNRGDGLIARELMRQTKTGEEIVVVDESLAQTPGLLNPAEADAVEVTATPDSLKRKARESTAFLEKECVSYRLSVVTGSVSGAGTDANVFVVLYGEKDDTGVIPLTKSETHRNKFEQGQTDEFVLEAIDIGKIRKLKIRHDNGGGALSGWFLEKVVVDSPVLGIRQTFSCERWLDKNKDDGLLERELFPVDDSSYDPHVRYEVTTYTSDVRGAGTDATVSVVIYGETKQTEPMVLFDKRRSTRKDCFERSSVDVCLVEGVDVGAPIKKIRIGHDGKGFGAGWHLDKVEVRKKIFSQDDSDDASCTTILYTFPCGRWLATSEDDGTIVRELVPSLETVVKRDEASDTGTVNVLSLKRKETLDVVHYRVSVFTGDVRGAGTDSNVFLTLYGEEGDSGERKLQKSQTHMNKFERGQEDVFRIEAANLGRLEKIKIRHDSSSLKKSWHLDRIVVAKQKTANDDVNSDDEEEYVFFCKKWLAKDKEDGMIERILTAGEPDSVIRYQVEIVTGDVRHAGTDANVFVTISGEKGDTGRRPLTQRFRNLFERNQTDVFVIEASDLGTLTALTIEHDNKGFGSGWLLDRVIVTDEKRNVRVEFPCGKWLDKKKDDGQICRTLLPTPATDNAK; encoded by the exons ATGCAGCAGAGGCCACGCTGGCGAGGAGCGAGTTCAGCAGCTCCCCGACGCGTCCCAAGCAAATATAAAGTGACGTTGCATCACAATTCGACGGATAGCACGCTGAAATTGCCGTACGCACCGAGAAAATATCAAtcgtcgacaacgacaacaTCAAACGGCGTCAGCAGCAGCACTAAGAAGGCCGTCATGGCATATGACTCTCTAAACGATCCTCATCTCACTCGTTATtacacgaaaaaattcgcaaCGTTGGCTGGAAAGGAAATGAAGGAGAAACGGCGAAGACCG GCTTCGGCGATGGCTTCACTGTCGGGATCAACTCGATCTG GTCGACTTGCAGGGAATGTGCCTTTTGAAGTCATAGTCAGAACGGGAGATGTTCACGGAAGTGGAACTGACGCTCGA GTTTATGTCACTGTTCAAGGGACGACTGGTAAAATTTGCAAAACTCACTTGTCGTCCGTCTATCGTCAAGAAAGTTTAAACGGTGACGAGCAAGCGACGAGATCCGTGCGGTTTCCGCGAAATTCGTCGGAACGGTTTTTGATTCGGGGTCCGGAAATTGGAGAACCAGTTCAAATTCGAATCGAG CACGACGGATTGGAAGAGCGTCAAAGCTGGTTCTTGGACGAAGTGGAGCTAGTCAACGTTACGTCAAACAAAGCGTGGCGATTTCCGTGTCGACAATGGATATCCCTATATAAAACGGATTGTCAATTGGCAAGAAATTTGGTACCTTTGGCAAGTTCGGTGAAACCGTCAAAACTGCGTTGGAATCCAGCATTCCAAaaggaagacaaaaggcTTG TGTACGATATTTCTGTCTTGACTGGAGACGTACGAGGTGCAGGCACTGACGCCAATGTCTTTTTGACGGTCTTCGGAGAACGTGGCAGCACTCCAAAGACGAAACTTTCAAACGG CCAAACAGGTAATTTCAGTCGAGGAAAGGATGCGAGCTTTCGAATGCGTTGCGCCAATTTGGGTGAAATTCACAAAATTCGTATAGAACACGACAACACGGGCTTTGGTGCCGGTTGGTTCGTGGAGAAAATTGTTGTATCAACGCAAGACGATGACAATGTTCGCCGCTATTATTTTCACTCTGGTCAATGGCTGGCAAGGGATGAAGGAGACGgccaaattcgacgagacaTTGCCGCATCCAATGATCCCATCGTCGTCTCGGCGTCCTCAAAAC CCCTAAGGTATGTTGTTTCAACGTATACTGGGAGTGTGAGAGGAGCGGGAACGGATGCCAATGTCTTCGTCACTATCTTCGGTTCCAATGGAGACACTGGTGATCGGCGTTTGGATAACAATAAAAACAATTTTGAACGAAATCG AGTTGACCAGTTTGCCGTTGAGTCTCCCTCTTTGGGAGTGCTGGAGAGAATTCGCATTTCTCACGACAACGCAGGTTTAGGGCCAGGATGGTACTTAGAAAAG GTCACCGTTGAAGATCCCAGTGACAATCAAGTCTATAATTTCCCATGCTCACAATGGCTAGCAAAAGACGAAGGGGATGGAAGAATCTCGAGAGAGCTCAAAGCCATTGACGAGAGCAAGACCAACGGTAGCGATACCAATCAAGCGGAAGCAG GTGTTTTGTATCACGTATCTGTGGTGACTGGTGACAAGAGGAATGCCGGAACAGATGCAAAGGTTTACGTAATTCTCCACGGTTGTCACAAGGATTCGGGTCTCGAAACAAACAGCGGGAAAATTTGGTTGGACAAGAAAGGTAGCAAATTTCGTCGAGCCCGGACAAACacgtttgacgtcgaaacggttGAATCATTGAGTCCTCTGTCTAAACTAACCGTTGGGCATGACAATAGTGGATTAGGAGCCGGATGGCTTTTGGAAAAG ATTATTGTTGACTGTCCATCGTCCGGACACCGTCAAGTGTTTCCATGCAACGCCTGGCTTGAAAAGGACCTCATTGAACGAGAATTGTatgaggaggaagaagagcatCAGCAAGCAACACCAA AAAATGTTTGGTCTGTATGCATTTGGACGAGTGATGTTAGAGGATCTGGCACCGACGCGAGCGTTTCTCTGCAAATCTACGGGGACAAGggaaaaagtgacgtcattacgCTTCAGAACGAGGACGATAATTTTGAGCAGGGGGAGGTGGACAAATTCAAG CTTGAATCTCCAGATATTGGGCAACCGTATAAAATTCGTATTGAGCACGATAACTCGGGTCCCTTTCCAGGCTGGCAATTGGATAAG attcaacttcaaaataCGTCTACCAAAGAGCGTTTCTTGTTTCCTTGCGGTCGTTGGTTGGATcgcaagaaagaagacggcgaaattGTACGCGAATTGCCTGTTTGTGCAATCGAAGGAGAAGGCGAACAAAGTGTTTCTCCTCTCGCTATCGTTATCTACAACGTGTCAGTCTTTACTGGGAAGACAAGTGGAGCAGGTACGGAtgcaaacgtttttctgcaaatctttggagagagaggagacACGGGAGCGAGAACACTTCGCACTTCGAAAACAAACAAgaataaatttgaaaatggAAAG TGCGACGAGTTTAGCATCGAAGCCGTTTCTCTTGGAACAATTGATAAAATTCGAATTGGACACGATGACACTGGACCAG GTGCAGGATGGTTTCTGGATAGAGTGGTCATTCAAAGCGATGACGAGAAACTTTACACGTTTCATTGCCAACG GTGGCTTTCGACGAGTGAAGATGACGGCCAAATTGTCCGCGATCTCTTTATCAGTCAAAGTGTCGAAGCTTCTCTATTGAAAA CGACTTCATATCACATTGCCGTCGAGACAGGAGACTGCAGAAATGCGGGCACTGATGCCAATGTATTCGTTTGCCTATGGGGTTCTGACGGCGACATGGGTCGCCGTCCATTGAAGTATGCAGCGTCCGACCCACGACATCGAAACAAATTCGAACGTGGTCACATCGACAAGTTCACTTTTGAGAGCGCCGATATTGGAGAC gttgaaCGGCTATTGATTGGTCACGACGGCACAGGACCGGGATCGGGGTGGTATGTCAGTCGTGTAACtgttgacgtcgtctcctcttcctccgaCGCCTGTCAAAAGTACGTGTTTCCCTGTAATCGTTGGCTGGCGAAATCAGAAGGCGATGGAAAACTCGAGGTCGAGCTTCTACCACAAACTCAATTGGAATCAGTTGGAGAgaaaa aaattgcCTACCAAGTGACTGTCGAGACGGGAGACGTTCAAGGAGCTGGTACTGATGCCAACGTCTTTCTTGTTCtctacggcgacgaaggaaagTCAGATCAAGTCTCACTAAAAGATCGTGGAAAATCCAATTTCAAGCGAGCACAAGTAGACACATTTAAG ATTGAAGCCAATGACGTAGGAAAAGAGCtgacgaaaattcgaatcGGTCACGACGGAAAGGGAATCGGATCAGGCTGGTTTCTCACCAAG GTTGTCGTAACACGCCGTgaggacgatgacgattcCTCGTGGACGTTTCCGTGTTCACGTTGGCTTGCtcgcggcgaagacgacggcgaaattgTCCGCGAGCTcgtcccgtcgacgtcggagacGGCATCGGCGTCTCTGCAGCAATACACCGTGCAGGTTGCCACGGGCGACGTTAGCGGAGCTGGGACTGATTCTAACGTCTATTTGACGATCTACGGTGATGAAGGCGATACCGGAGAACGGCACTTGCGTTCGTCCCAAGTGCACGTCAACAAATTCGAACGGGCGAATGTCGACGTTTTTAGAATTGATGCCGTTCCTTTAGGACGGTTGAAGAAAGTGAAAGTGAGGCACGACGATTCAGGGCCCGGTTCCGATTGGTATTTGGATCGAGTTGAAATTTCGACTCACGAGAGCGAGAGTGCGGTCGTGTTTCCATGCCAACAATGGCTGGCGAGGAATCGAGGAGACGGTCTCATAGCGAGAGAATTGATGAGACAGACGAAGACaggagaagaaattgtcgtcgttgacgagtCTCTTGCTCAAACGCCAGGGTTGTTGAATCCCGCGGAAGCGGACGCTGTTGAAGTGACGGCGACACCGGACTCGCTTAAGAGGAAAGCGAGGGAGTCGACCGCTTTCTTGGAAAAAG AGTGCGTTTCTTATCGTTTATCTGTTGTGACGGGAAGCGTTTCAGGAGCTGGCACTGATGCTAACGTCTTTGTTGTCTTATACGGAGAGAAAGATGACACAG GCGTTATACCTCTGACGAAGTCGGAAACGCATCGGAATAAATTTGAACAAGGCCAAACCGACGAATTTGTTCTAGAAGCAATCGATATAGGAAAGATTCGAAAACTCAA AATTAGACACGACAATGGTGGTGGAGCGTTGTCGGGTTGGTTCTtagagaaagtcgtcgtcgacagtcCTGTACTCGGAATACGTCAAACGTTTTCCTGCGAACGATGGCTAGATAAGAATAAGGACGACGGTCTACTAGAAAGGGAACTCTTCCCAGTAGATGACTCCAGTTACGATCCTC ACGTTCGCTACGAGGTGACAACGTACACGAGTGACGTTAGAGGAGCCGGGACCGATGCCACCGTCTCCGTCGTCATCTACGGCGAAACGAAACAGACAGAACCGATGGTTCTGTTCGACAAGAGGAGATCAACGAGGAAAGATTGTTTTGAGCGAAGTTCCGTTGACGTCTGTCTGGTTGAG GGCGTAGACGTTGGAGCACCTATCAAGAAGATTCGTATTGGTCACGATGGGAAGGGCTTTGGTGCAGGCTGGCACTTGGATAAGGTTGAAGTGCGTAAAAAGATATTTTCGCAGGACGACTCTGATGATGCTTCATGCACGACTATCCTATACACGTTTCCCTGTGGACGTTGGCTGGCGACGAGTGAAGATGACGGGACGATTGTCCGAGAACTTGTACCATCGTTAGAAACGGTTGTTAAGAGAGATGAAGCATCTGATACCGGAACGGTAAATGTTCTATCACTGAAGCGAAAGGAAACTTTAGACG TTGTTCACTATAGAGTGTCTGTCTTCActggtgacgtcagaggTGCTGGAACTGATAGCAATGTTTTCTTGACTCTCTACGGCGAAGAGGGTGACAGCGGCGAGAGAAAACTCCAGAAATCGCAGACGCACATGAATAAATTTGAACGTGGCCAAGAAGACGTGTTTCGCATCGAAGCCGCCAATCTTGGTCgccttgaaaaaatcaaaattcgtCACGACAGTAGCAGTCTCAAGAAATCGTGGCATCTTGatagaatcgtcgtcgcaaaacaaaagacagcgaacgatgacgtcaattccgacgacgaagaagagtaTGTCTTCTTCTGCAAGAAATGGCTTGCAAAGGATAAAGAAGACGGGATGATAGAAAGGATACTGACAGCCGGCGAAC CTGACTCAGTCATTCGGTATCAGGTCGAGATTGTGACTGGTGATGTGAGGCACGCTGGAACCGATGCCAATGTCTTTGTAACGATAAGTGGGGAAAAGGGCGATACGGGGCGACGTCCTCTAACTCAGCGTTTTCGAAATCTGTTTGAGAGGAATCAGACCGACGTTTTCGTAATCGAAGCGTCGGATTTGGGTACATTGACGGCGCTCACGATTGAACACGACAACAAGGGCTTCGGTTCGGGGTGGCTACTCGACAGGGTCATCGTTACTGACGAAAAGAGGAATGTTCGAGTTGAATTCCCATGCGGAAAGTGGCTGGATAAGAAGAAGGATGATGGGCAGATTTGCAGAACTCTGCTTCCCACCCCGGCAACGGACAATGCAAAATAG